From the Malus domestica chromosome 17, GDT2T_hap1 genome, one window contains:
- the LOC103405032 gene encoding exopolygalacturonase clone GBGA483-like translates to MGSKFVLRATFFLFLVALFIKAKAADIDIKKFGAKADGKTDDSQAINSAWKEACTSATPSTVVIAKGNYMVGPVKFQGPCKAPVSLRVEGTLQAPAEPEKLKSQDGWVIFQNIDALSVSGGGTFDGQGSIAWSKNDCAKTGKCNSLPISLRLTGLTNAHIQDITSTNSKLFHMNILNCKNVTLQHVTIKAPGESLNTDGIHIGRSTNINITGAEIQTGDDCVSIGDGSQQINIEKVTCGPGHGISIGSLGRYHDEQPVRGVTVRNCTIKNTSNGVRVKTWPASPNGVASDLHFEDIIMENVTTSPVLIDQEYCPNGQCQAKMPSRVKISNVSFKNIRGTSADPVAVKLACSKGIPCQNVEISDINLTCNGKNGTCTSVCSNVNPTVTGKVIPPACSAKTS, encoded by the exons ATGGGTTCGAAGTTTGTTCTTAGAGCTAcattctttttgttcttggtagcACTCTTCATAAAAGCCAAGGCTGCAGATATTGATATCAAGAAGTTTGGAGCCAAGGCTGATGGAAAGACAGATGACAGCCAG GCTATTAATAGTGCTTGGAAAGAAGCCTGTACATCTGCTACGCCAAGCACGGTTGTGATAGCAAAGGGAAACTACATGGTTGGTCCAGTGAAGTTTCAAGGACCCTGCAAAGCACCGGTTAGCCTTCGGGTTGAAGGAACCCTACAGGCTCCGGCAGAACCCGAAAAGCTCAAGTCACAAGATGGGTGGGTTATTTTCCAAAACATTGATGCGTTATCAGTCTCAGGAGGTGGCACTTTTGATGGCCAAGGTTCAATTGCTTGGTCCAAAAATGATTGTGCCAAAACTGGCAAATGCAACTCGCTTCCTATT AGTTTAAGATTAACTGGGCTGACCAATGCACACATTCAAGACATAACATCTACGAACAGCAAGTTGTTCCACATGAATATCTTGAACTGCAAAAACGTGACTCTTCAACATGTGACCATCAAAGCCCCTGGCGAAAGCCTAAATACCGACGGAATCCACATTGGTAGGTCAACGAACATCAACATCACCGGCGCAGAAATTCAAACCGGTGATGATTGTGTCTCCATTGGTGATGGAAGCCAGCAAATTAACATCGAGAAGGTGACGTGCGGGCCAGGCCACGGCATTAGCATTGGTAGCCTAGGCAGGTACCACGATGAGCAACCTGTAAGAGGGGTCACAGTGAGAAATTGCACCATAAAAAACACTTCCAATGGTGTTAGGGTTAAGACATGGCCTGCTTCACCTAATGGTGTGGCCTCGGATTTGCATTTCGAGGACATAATTATGGAAAACGTGACTACTTCCCCGGTCCTTATAGACCAAGAATACTGCCCGAATGGCCAATGCCAAGCGAAAATGCCGTCGCGGGTTAAAATCAGCAATGTGAGCTTCAAGAACATTAGGGGCACCTCTGCTGATCCTGTTGCTGTCAAGCTTGCTTGCAGCAAAGGCATTCCATGTCAGAATGTGGAAATTAGTGACATTAATTTGACATGCAATGGGAAAAATGGCACCTGTACATCGGTATGTTCTAATGTGAACCCTACTGTGACTGGCAAAGTTATTCCACCTGCTTGTTCTGCAAAGACTTCTTAA